AATATACTATTAAAAAGTACTGGTCTATTAATAAGCTCAAAAGACTGGGAGTTTGCAGAACTGTCATAATATCTGTTCCtcccttttttatttcttttaactGATAGAACTTAGTACTTCATCACATGTACTTACTGCACCCAAGCTCCTTAAACAGACATTTATTAATAGGTAGTGGATGACTTGATTACACTCATTAAAGCAGAAGGGTGCTTTGCTCATCCAGAAAGGTGCATGCCAATGGTTAATTGAAATTTTCAGGATTAAAAATCCACAAAATTTTGCATGTTCTGCACATTGGCCATCATTTACACATACATAAATTCTGAGCAAGCCAGTTATAATGTcataaagaattatgcaattacTTGATGCttaggaggaaaaagaaagagcctCCAAAACATTTCATTCTTCACTTATAAACATTTCGCGCATTTTATGTTGCTATAAGTTGTAATTACAGGAGTGCCAAAATGTTTTCTTCGCCACCTAATTGTTAAATTTATGCCATTCATGATCTAcacaacaaaaaatatatttctaaatataagctaaaataaacaaaaaatcataaactttTGACATGTTACAAAAATAAATCGGTCCACTTTCTGGCCACCTGATCAGGCTTTCATAAAATATTTCAGCAATTTATGATGTAGATCATGGCCAGTTGGGTGAGATCTTAATTCAAATAGCATAGCAATGATGGGAACAGATGAGACCCTTGCAAATAGTAACAGGAAAAACCTTCAGCCAATCAattaaaaaattctaaaattagcAGCATATCTTGGTGCCAATTTGTTCATCACTAAACTATATATTATACATTCATTTTTAGTTAAAAATTTCATAgttcaaaattaaaaataaaaattttaaattaaaaattcagatcGTTGATCATAAAATACATTATTGGAATTGTctagaaataaaaattttatatttcgaTGGTTCTGTTAAATAAACATTAGTAATTGTTGAAAAttttatatgcatgcatgcttaCGAGtgcatatacacatacatacatacatagatatatatacacacatatgtaaattaacaaaataattaaaatcagTTATGTAATATTTATGAATTAGTTTTATAGAAGATAAGCATTCCTGCTAAAAATAGAAGTAGATAAGCATTAGGAGTTTAGGACTAGAGTTAGGGATGGTTATAGAGAGTGGTGTTGAGAGAGAATTCACTTAGGCTCTCCCATCTTTAAATTCAAAACGAATACTTATCCCAacttagaatatttttttcaattgtATCCCTACAGGGACATAATATTTACAGCGTAAGGTTTGCATCTTTTCATTTAGGGTAATTTTGATAGCCCAAGAAGCGAAGGCATGGTGAATGAGCATTACTTTCATTGATACCTCCAAAAACTTGCAGAACATGATATGCATGTGGATAAAATATTTTGTTACAACAACTAAATAATAAATTAGGTTAAGAGCCTTAGTTGCGACAATACTTCAAGCATCGACTGAATATAGTTGCAGAGCTATCTTGGTTACAACaataatttcaaaactttaattTAGCTAAGAACATCTACGAGGACAACATGCCACCTAACAAAGCAACTTCTTACAGAAATTCACTGCACAACTCAACCATAAGCTCACTATAGGATAGATCCAAATATTATGCAGGTGCAACTTCAggcataaaaatatttttacaatGTAGCATCCAATCTAATCACCAAATATAGTAATATTCATAAAAATATTGAGAAGACAAAtttaagcaaaatcattaaggTGAAAATCATGAACTGCCACGTCTGgttatcaaacaaggtattaAAACTTATCGATATGGATGCTGTTTGAGAAATTTTGCTACAGCAAATACCATTTGAGAGCATCCTAAAGCTTTCCCTAAGAAGAGATCAGTAAATGGGCAAATCCATGATAAAGAAGCAATGCTACATTTTCCCTTTTAATATAATCACCTGAAACACACTCATTTCTATCCATCAGATCTGGACCCTTGAGTGGATCTGTTTATTCATTTAACATTCTGCACATAAAATCACAAAAAAATATTAGTTACTACATTGTCAGAAAACAATTTGTGGCTGAGAGTTCAACAGAACACCAAGCAGATATAAGGAATAGGTTGTTCTCTGTTTTCTTCGTTGAGAAACAAGCGATCAGAACATCCATCTCGGAGACACTTGAACAACACTTTGGCGGGGCCTCATCGGTTGCTCTGTGCTGTTCCTCTTCTTCATGCTCGAGGAGACAGTCGGGCTGAAATAATCATGACTCCCTTGAGGCGCAGCTTGTGAGCGTGTCTTTCTCACAGGGATTATAGTGCGCTGCTTTTGTAAGGCACCCCTCCGTGCTGCCGAGTTCCTCTGAGTAGAATTCCATCTGCTGTAGTTCACACAGCTTTGGCTCCTGCCAACATGCTGAAGCTTGCTCTCCTTGGGACTCGGAATGTTTCTGCTCTCCATAGTTTCAGCCGAGTACATAGTTTCCTCCCCGCTACTAAACCCATCCCCCTCATTTCGAAATTCCGAGACCACCAATGGAGATGAACTCGACTGCACCTCACTGCAGCAATCCTCTGGACATGGACCAACTTGAAGAACCTTATGATCTGCTTCAGAATTGGCGTGTGGCACCTCCGACATTGCATGACCAGTTTCTCTTGATGGATTTCCAAGTTTAGGTTCTTCAACATTATTTTGATTAGAGAACAACTGTTTGAGGGGAAGTGGCAGAACAATAGATCTTGGAGCTCTAGGAGGGAAATTAATATCCAAGAGCTGTACTGGGGCATGTTCCATCTCATGAACTGGCCCAGAAGTCAGCCTAGGAGATTCAAAGATTTCGGGAGTCGGTATTCCCTGCTCATGGGCTGCACATAAATCAAcaagttggttttccccttgaGAAATTTTTGCATTGGCTGAACTACTTGATCCAATCTGATGTATAGATTTTGAAGCTATCTGTGCGGATGAAatatcatcatcttcctcagtGGACTTGAATACCCTACGCATGGTGAAAGAAGCACAAGAATGCTCATTCTTCTGTCCAGAAGACATCAATCGAATAAGAGGCAACTTGGGCTTGCTGACCTCATCAAAGCTACCTTCCCAGTGCTGATTCAACCAATCACAGATGATAGGAATTGGAATCCCGAATTGCATGGGTAAATCCTTCTTCCAGGATagagatgatgaagaagatgcAGATGATGATCTTGCAGTAGGAGATGAGGCAAGTTTCATTGGATCACAGACCATGAAAGCAAGATTTCCTTGGACATCAAAACCAGCAGATCCTGGGCACCATGTCCCTCCATCTGTCGAAAGTTTTATGAGATTGTCAGTGGCTATCACTACTTTGCCCTCACCAACCATCAGCTCCTTTTTGTCTGTGTGCCCTAGAAGGTAAACCACACTGCCCAGATCAAGGCTCGGGTTGCAGCAGGTCTTCAAGTAATGAGGCTGCTGCCCCTGTGAAGTTGAGTCAACATCCACAGTATCAAACCCCACAATTGTAAGATCAAGAACAGAACTGGTAATGAAAAATCTGGAACAAAAATGACAAATCGAAGTTAGGACAAGTATTCCATCTGCTTATCtaacccaaaaaagaaaaaaataaaaacaaaagaggCATGAAGAATATACGCCCCGATCATAAATGCAGTCATGTCAACGCACCTGTCGTGAATAAAAGATATATGTTCTAATGAATAGATACATGCATGTTTAGAAGAATGATGCAACAGAACCTAGTTGAAATTCATAACACTAGAAGTGTAAGCGGCTTATCCCGAGTGGAAACTAGTAGTCAAAAGATTAATTTGTCCAAGAAAATAAATTTAGTTGGCATTTTATATTATGAACCAACATAAAGATCCACTTTTTGTTCTATAGGAATTGG
This is a stretch of genomic DNA from Phoenix dactylifera cultivar Barhee BC4 chromosome 9, palm_55x_up_171113_PBpolish2nd_filt_p, whole genome shotgun sequence. It encodes these proteins:
- the LOC120111876 gene encoding uncharacterized protein LOC120111876; amino-acid sequence: MGIFGEGSRWCFCSGGGRSEKVKGSIFATKGPAFAAISGAGGGGGAGTGFLIHRNLLLTSHANLPSVAAAEAAEIRLFHGRLPARLVPHRFFITSSVLDLTIVGFDTVDVDSTSQGQQPHYLKTCCNPSLDLGSVVYLLGHTDKKELMVGEGKVVIATDNLIKLSTDGGTWCPGSAGFDVQGNLAFMVCDPMKLASSPTARSSSASSSSSLSWKKDLPMQFGIPIPIICDWLNQHWEGSFDEVSKPKLPLIRLMSSGQKNEHSCASFTMRRVFKSTEEDDDISSAQIASKSIHQIGSSSSANAKISQGENQLVDLCAAHEQGIPTPEIFESPRLTSGPVHEMEHAPVQLLDINFPPRAPRSIVLPLPLKQLFSNQNNVEEPKLGNPSRETGHAMSEVPHANSEADHKVLQVGPCPEDCCSEVQSSSSPLVVSEFRNEGDGFSSGEETMYSAETMESRNIPSPKESKLQHVGRSQSCVNYSRWNSTQRNSAARRGALQKQRTIIPVRKTRSQAAPQGSHDYFSPTVSSSMKKRNSTEQPMRPRQSVVQVSPRWMF